The Pseudomonadota bacterium region GTCGGCTCCTGCCTCTTCGTTCGCAAACCCCTCGCCAAAATCGACAAACCGCCCCCGCTTAATCCCAACCGCCGACAACCAACCGCCTCCCCCAACCAGGGAACCTTCAGCTATGCATGACTTTCCCCGGACACCCGTGCCACCGCTGGGTGGGGGAGGGATAGGGTGGGGGCATCGTTCCGGCTTTAGTAGATCCGTTGGCCCGGCGGGAAGCTCTGCACCTCGTTCGAGAGCGTGCCCAGATGCACCGGCCGGCAGCCGAGGCTGACGTTGCCGCTCGAATCCCGCCAGGCAAGCGTGTGCTTCAGCCAATTCACGTCGTCGCGCCGGGGGAAGTCCTCGCGCGCATGGCCGCCGCGGCTCTCGGTGCGAGCGGCGGCGGATGCCAGGACGATGGTCGCCTGCGCCAATAGGTTGTCAAGCTCCAGCGCCTCGATGAGATCGGTGTTCCAGATGAGCCCATGATCGGCAAGCGCCAAGTCCGCGATCCCGTCGTTGACCGCCACCAGCTTGCTCATCCCCGCTTCCAGCACCGATGCCGTGCGGAACACGGCGCAATGCGCCTGCATGGTTCGCTGCATCGAGAGGCGGATGGCACCGGCCTTCGTCCCGCCCGAGGCGGCGCGAAGGCGCTCGAAGCGCTGGAGGGCCGCATCGCAGGCCGTCGGCGGCAAAGGCGCGTGGCGCGCTCCGGGGGTCAGGGTCCCGGCCAAGCAATCGGCGGCGGCGCGGCCGAAGACGACGAGGTCCAGCAGCGAGTTGGTGCCGAGCCGGTTGGCGCCATGCACCGATACCGATGCCGCTTCGCCCACCGCCATCAGCCCCGGTAGCACGCGCTCGGGATCTTCGGGCGTCGGATCCAGCGCCTCGGCGCGGATGTTCGTCGGGATTCCGCCCATGTTGTAATGCGCCGTCGGCAAGACCGGGATCGGCGTCCGCGTCACCTCGATCCCGGCGAAGATTCGCGCGGTCTCGGAAATGCCCGGCAACCGTTCCTCCAAGAGCCCGGCATCGAGGTGCTCGAGATGCAAGTTGATGTGGTCCTTCTCCCCCCCGCAGCCGCGGCCCTCGGCGACCTCGATGGTCATGGCGCGGCTCACCACGTCGCGCGAGGCCAGATCCTTGGTCCTGGGCGCATAGCGCTCCATGAAGCGCTCGCCTTCGGCGTTGGTGAGATAGCCGCCCTCGCCTCGCGCACCCTCGGTGATGAGGCATCCGGCGCCGTAGATCCCTGTCGGGTGGAACTGGATGAACTCCATGTCCTGCAGCGCGAGACCTGCCCGGAGCGCCATCGCATAACCATCGCCGGTGCAAGCATGGGCCTGGGTGGTGGTGAAGTAGATCCGCCCGCCGCCGCCGGTCGCCAGCACCACCACCTGAGCGCGGAAGAGGTGGAGCGTGCCGTCGGCCGGGTTCCAGGCGACGATGCCCCGGCACGCGCCCTCATCCATGACCAGATCGAGCGCCACATATTCGATGAAGAAGTCGACGCCGCGCTTCAGGCATTGCTGATAGAGCGTGTGGATGATCGCATGCCCGGTGCGGTCGGCGGCGGCGCAGGAGCGCTCGGCCAAGGTCTTGCCCCACTCCAGCGTATGACCGCCGAACGGACGCTGGTAGATGCGGCCGTCCTCGGTGCGGGTGAAGGGAACGCCGAGCGCCTCCAGCTCGAGGACGGCGGAAGCGGCGTTGCGGCACATGAATTCGATTGCGTCCTGGTCGCCCAGCCAATCGGAGCCCTTGACGGTGTCGTACATGTGCCAACGCCAGTCGTCCTCGCCCATGTTGCCCAAGGCGGCACCAATGCCGCCCTGGGCGGCCGCGGTGTGGC contains the following coding sequences:
- a CDS encoding succinate dehydrogenase flavoprotein subunit gives rise to the protein MPDTYPVQQHSHDVVVVGAGGAGLRTTLGATSAGLKTACISKVFPTRSHTAAAQGGIGAALGNMGEDDWRWHMYDTVKGSDWLGDQDAIEFMCRNAASAVLELEALGVPFTRTEDGRIYQRPFGGHTLEWGKTLAERSCAAADRTGHAIIHTLYQQCLKRGVDFFIEYVALDLVMDEGACRGIVAWNPADGTLHLFRAQVVVLATGGGGRIYFTTTQAHACTGDGYAMALRAGLALQDMEFIQFHPTGIYGAGCLITEGARGEGGYLTNAEGERFMERYAPRTKDLASRDVVSRAMTIEVAEGRGCGGEKDHINLHLEHLDAGLLEERLPGISETARIFAGIEVTRTPIPVLPTAHYNMGGIPTNIRAEALDPTPEDPERVLPGLMAVGEAASVSVHGANRLGTNSLLDLVVFGRAAADCLAGTLTPGARHAPLPPTACDAALQRFERLRAASGGTKAGAIRLSMQRTMQAHCAVFRTASVLEAGMSKLVAVNDGIADLALADHGLIWNTDLIEALELDNLLAQATIVLASAAARTESRGGHAREDFPRRDDVNWLKHTLAWRDSSGNVSLGCRPVHLGTLSNEVQSFPPGQRIY